The proteins below are encoded in one region of Corvus hawaiiensis isolate bCorHaw1 chromosome 3, bCorHaw1.pri.cur, whole genome shotgun sequence:
- the MAL gene encoding myelin and lymphocyte protein yields the protein MSSSTTTSSLPSGLAVLRTFPDVLFIPEIIFGGLVWILVASSKVPHPMLQGWVMFVSVFCFVMSISLLCLYFCGVHGGGSSCWVTLDVICQETAALFYLSAAVLEAFLTYTLGQSPLSDKEYRENIAAVVFAFVATLVYVIHKVFSLLRWKSS from the exons ATGTCCTCCTCAACCACCACCAGCTCTTTGCCCAGCGGCCTGGCGGTCCTGAGGACCTTCCCAGATGTGCTCTTCATCCCTGAAATC ATCTTTGGGGGTCTTGTGTGGATCCTGGTGGCATCCTCGAAGGTCCCACACCCcatgctgcagggctgggtgatGTTTGTCTCCGTGTTCTGCTTCGTCATGTCCATCTCCCTCCTGTGCCTCTACTTCTGCGGGGTTcacggcggcggcagcagctgTTGGGTCACCTTG GATGTCATCTGCCAGGAGACAGCAGCGCTGTTCTACCTCAGCGCCGCGGTGCTGGAAGCCTTCCTGACCTACACTCTTGGCCAGAGCCCCTTGTCAGACAAGGAGTACAGGGAGAACATTGCTGCTGTG GTATTTGCATTCGTGGCCACCCTGGTTTATGTGATCCACAAGGTGTTCTCACTCCTGAGATGGAAATCATCCTGA